Proteins encoded within one genomic window of Dyadobacter chenhuakuii:
- a CDS encoding Txe/YoeB family addiction module toxin, translated as MSRIIFDINVIEDLTQWSKSEPRLVKKVFELITDIQKHPFDGIGKPEGLKHQYKGCWSRRITDEHRLIYKVLSDGDIFVLSVYGHYDQ; from the coding sequence GTGAGCCGGATTATCTTTGATATTAACGTCATTGAAGACCTGACCCAATGGTCTAAAAGCGAACCCCGACTTGTAAAAAAAGTCTTCGAACTCATCACCGACATTCAAAAGCACCCCTTCGACGGAATCGGAAAACCCGAGGGTCTTAAACATCAGTATAAGGGATGCTGGAGCAGGCGCATTACGGATGAACATCGGCTGATCTATAAGGTCCTTTCCGACGGTGACATTTTTGTGTTGAGTGTTTATGGTCATTACGATCAATAA
- a CDS encoding universal stress protein: MSETNPSAQHFLDLIKKSRRGKFKIYIGMSAGVGKTFRMLQEAHALLRNGIDVKIGYIETHNRKETHDLLDGLPVIPRRKLFYKGKELDELDVQAVISLRPEVVVVDELAHTNIEGSKNDKRWQDVLEILEAGINVISAVNIQHIESLNEEVKGITGVEVKERIPDSVLGAADEVVNIDLTADELITRLKEGKIYKPEKIQTALNNFFKPDHILQLRELALKEVASQVERKVETEIPKLVASKREKFLACISSNESTARHVIRKTARLASYYNSKWFVLYVQTPNESQDKIALDKQRHLINNFKLATEMGAEIIRVQDTNVSEAIIQVAEQREITTICLGKPHINLLRVILATNVFNNLLKKLSSSDIDLVILS, translated from the coding sequence ATGTCCGAAACCAACCCCAGCGCGCAGCATTTTCTGGATCTGATCAAAAAATCGAGGCGTGGAAAATTCAAGATTTACATTGGCATGAGTGCTGGTGTTGGCAAGACATTCAGGATGTTGCAGGAAGCGCACGCCCTGCTGCGCAATGGCATCGATGTCAAAATCGGCTACATTGAAACGCATAACCGGAAAGAAACGCACGATCTGCTCGACGGACTGCCGGTGATCCCGCGCCGCAAACTTTTTTACAAAGGAAAAGAACTCGACGAGCTCGATGTGCAAGCCGTGATTAGCCTCAGGCCGGAGGTTGTGGTGGTGGACGAGCTGGCGCATACCAACATTGAAGGCAGCAAGAATGACAAGCGCTGGCAGGACGTGCTCGAAATCCTCGAAGCAGGCATCAATGTCATCAGCGCAGTGAACATTCAGCACATTGAATCGTTGAATGAAGAAGTAAAAGGCATTACGGGCGTGGAGGTGAAAGAGCGCATTCCGGACAGCGTGCTGGGCGCAGCGGACGAGGTTGTCAACATTGATTTAACTGCCGACGAGCTCATTACGCGACTGAAAGAGGGTAAAATTTACAAGCCTGAAAAAATCCAGACAGCACTTAATAACTTTTTCAAACCCGACCATATCCTGCAACTCCGCGAGCTTGCATTGAAAGAAGTGGCGAGCCAGGTGGAGCGTAAGGTGGAAACGGAAATTCCCAAGCTGGTTGCCTCGAAAAGGGAGAAATTTCTGGCCTGTATCAGCAGCAACGAAAGCACGGCCCGGCATGTGATCCGCAAAACGGCGCGGCTGGCCAGCTATTATAACAGCAAATGGTTTGTCCTTTACGTGCAGACCCCGAACGAAAGCCAGGACAAGATTGCATTGGACAAGCAGCGGCATTTGATCAATAATTTCAAACTGGCCACCGAAATGGGCGCAGAGATCATACGGGTCCAGGATACCAATGTGTCTGAGGCGATTATACAGGTGGCCGAGCAGCGTGAAATCACTACGATTTGTCTGGGTAAGCCGCATATAAACCTGCTGCGGGTGATCCTGGCAACCAACGTTTTTAATAATCTTTTGAAAAAACTTTCATCTTCTGATATCGACCTGGTTATCTTGTCTTAG
- a CDS encoding K(+)-transporting ATPase subunit C gives MKTNIFPAIRLTIVTLLFFCVVYPAVVWAIAQMTPDGGRGETVSADGKRYYANIGQKFTADRFFNSRPSAVEYNAAGSGGSNKGPSNPEYLAVVQARIDTFLMHNPGVDKKDIPVELVTASGSGLDPDISPKAALIQVKRVAAARKVSEQRVAQLVSEHTEKPLLGMFGPEKVNVLSLNIALEKL, from the coding sequence ATGAAAACGAACATATTTCCCGCAATCAGATTAACGATTGTAACGCTGCTGTTTTTCTGTGTGGTTTACCCGGCTGTGGTTTGGGCAATTGCGCAAATGACGCCCGACGGTGGTCGGGGTGAGACGGTTAGTGCTGATGGTAAACGTTACTATGCCAACATTGGTCAGAAATTTACAGCAGACCGGTTTTTCAATAGTCGCCCTTCCGCTGTGGAGTATAATGCGGCTGGAAGCGGCGGGAGCAATAAGGGACCTTCCAATCCGGAATATCTGGCTGTGGTGCAGGCCAGGATCGATACATTTTTGATGCATAATCCGGGCGTTGACAAGAAAGATATTCCCGTCGAGCTGGTGACTGCGAGCGGCTCCGGACTTGATCCGGATATTTCGCCTAAGGCTGCGTTGATCCAGGTAAAAAGGGTGGCTGCTGCGCGGAAAGTTTCCGAACAAAGAGTTGCACAGCTTGTCAGCGAGCATACGGAAAAACCATTATTAGGCATGTTCGGACCAGAAAAAGTGAATGTGCTGAGCCTGAATATAGCTTTGGAAAAATTATAA
- a CDS encoding VTT domain-containing protein, which translates to MEVFDQFIDLFVHLDKHLGQIIQDYGAWAYVILFMIIFIETGVVFMPFLPGDSLLFAAGMMAAKYPESLNIWLVVILLLIAAILGDTCNYLFGRYFGHKVLGIKVMGTALIKPEHLARTQGFYEKYGPSTIIIARFVPIVRTLAPFVAGIATMNYSVFFKFNIIGAILWVVSLTIGGYFLGNIPMVRDNFEKVVLAIIALSVLPIVWQFVKAKFVSSEVPKASESI; encoded by the coding sequence GTGGAGGTTTTTGACCAATTCATCGACCTGTTTGTTCACCTGGACAAGCATCTCGGACAAATCATTCAGGACTACGGGGCATGGGCCTATGTCATTCTTTTTATGATTATTTTTATTGAAACCGGTGTTGTTTTCATGCCTTTTTTGCCGGGTGACTCATTGCTTTTTGCAGCTGGCATGATGGCGGCCAAGTATCCGGAATCCCTGAATATATGGCTGGTTGTGATTTTGCTCCTGATAGCAGCAATACTGGGAGACACCTGCAATTATCTGTTTGGCAGATATTTTGGACATAAAGTATTGGGAATCAAAGTCATGGGAACCGCGCTGATCAAACCCGAGCATCTTGCGCGGACGCAGGGATTTTATGAGAAATACGGTCCTTCAACGATCATTATTGCCCGGTTTGTGCCGATAGTCAGGACGCTGGCCCCGTTTGTAGCGGGTATTGCAACAATGAATTATAGTGTGTTTTTCAAATTCAACATTATCGGAGCCATCCTATGGGTAGTTAGTCTGACGATTGGTGGCTACTTTCTTGGAAACATCCCGATGGTGAGAGACAATTTTGAAAAAGTGGTTTTAGCCATCATTGCATTATCGGTGTTGCCGATCGTATGGCAGTTCGTTAAGGCAAAATTCGTTTCCTCCGAGGTGCCAAAAGCGTCTGAATCTATTTAA
- a CDS encoding porin, whose protein sequence is MAQDSTKTSNPVTISGYAEAYYNYDFNRPLNNTAPGFLYNFNRIGEVNLNLGFIKANYTTDRVRGNLALAAGTYVNANYAAEPGVLKNVFEANIGLKISKNANLWLDAGIMPSHIGFESAVGKDNWAMTRSLVAENTPYFESGLKLGFTTKDEKLYVSAMYLNGWQRMQRVDGNTTPAFGTQVTYKPAANVTLNYSTFIGSDKPDSARLMRYYHNFYGVFQLAEKFGITAGLDYGTEQKAKGSSEYNNWVVPTLIVRYSPSSKVNIAARGEYFQDQNGVIIATGTENGFKTFGLSANIDYAVFPGVLWRMEARNLSSKDRIFLERNQAGAEAMSRKDNFFLTTSISVAF, encoded by the coding sequence ATGGCACAGGATTCCACGAAAACTTCGAACCCTGTGACAATCAGCGGATATGCAGAGGCTTATTACAATTACGATTTCAACAGGCCGCTCAACAACACGGCTCCGGGCTTTCTTTACAATTTCAACCGCATTGGCGAAGTGAATCTGAACCTCGGCTTTATCAAAGCAAACTACACAACCGACCGCGTGAGAGGTAACCTGGCCCTGGCAGCCGGAACCTACGTGAATGCGAACTATGCGGCCGAGCCGGGCGTGCTCAAAAATGTCTTTGAAGCCAACATTGGGCTGAAAATTTCAAAAAATGCGAACCTATGGCTGGATGCCGGGATTATGCCGTCGCACATTGGTTTCGAGAGTGCTGTCGGCAAGGATAACTGGGCGATGACCAGGAGTTTGGTGGCTGAAAATACGCCTTACTTTGAGTCGGGCTTGAAGCTGGGTTTTACAACAAAAGATGAAAAGCTTTATGTGTCCGCCATGTATCTCAATGGTTGGCAACGCATGCAGCGCGTGGATGGAAACACTACGCCCGCCTTCGGGACGCAGGTTACCTACAAGCCGGCCGCTAATGTCACATTGAATTACAGCACATTCATAGGATCAGACAAGCCGGATAGTGCCAGGCTCATGCGTTATTATCACAACTTTTATGGTGTTTTTCAGCTTGCCGAAAAGTTCGGGATCACGGCCGGTTTGGACTACGGAACGGAGCAAAAAGCAAAGGGAAGCAGCGAATACAACAACTGGGTGGTGCCCACATTAATCGTACGCTATTCACCATCTTCAAAGGTTAACATTGCAGCGAGGGGTGAATATTTTCAGGATCAAAACGGCGTTATCATTGCGACGGGCACGGAGAATGGTTTCAAAACTTTCGGCCTGTCCGCCAACATTGACTATGCCGTTTTCCCGGGCGTGCTCTGGCGCATGGAAGCCAGAAACCTGAGCAGCAAAGACCGGATATTCCTTGAAAGAAATCAGGCAGGCGCGGAAGCAATGTCCAGGAAGGATAATTTTTTTCTGACTACTTCGATTTCAGTTGCTTTTTAA
- a CDS encoding FadR/GntR family transcriptional regulator: MSYIIRLTLQMDDIFHNIKSIDTSSLVDKVESNLIALFIEKNFKVGDSIPKELELAQSLGVSRTVVREAMLRLRLMGLVESKKHRGAVITSPDLVSILEKSMNPKILDGNTLKEIFEMRLSLEIGMADFIMERVTPDDIVALKVLVETEPSSSDRMLFQIEHEIAFHGKLYEITRNETMKKFQRLLLPVFDYVHKSGLLRKYSSNANFVSHKGLVEIIENGNSEQLRNAMRSHLENHFARLFMK, encoded by the coding sequence TTGTCATACATAATACGCCTTACGCTTCAAATGGACGACATTTTTCACAACATCAAGAGCATTGACACCAGCTCGCTGGTAGACAAAGTTGAGAGTAACCTGATTGCTTTATTTATTGAAAAGAATTTCAAAGTGGGCGACTCCATCCCCAAAGAATTGGAATTGGCGCAGTCGCTTGGGGTAAGCCGGACGGTGGTGCGGGAGGCCATGCTGCGCTTGCGGCTGATGGGATTGGTGGAATCCAAAAAGCACCGCGGCGCTGTGATCACCAGCCCCGACCTGGTTTCAATTTTGGAAAAAAGCATGAACCCGAAGATCCTGGATGGCAATACATTGAAAGAGATCTTTGAAATGCGCCTGTCGCTGGAAATCGGGATGGCCGACTTTATTATGGAGCGCGTTACGCCCGATGATATCGTTGCTTTGAAAGTTCTCGTGGAAACCGAGCCCTCATCCTCGGACCGGATGCTTTTCCAGATCGAGCATGAGATCGCATTTCATGGAAAACTCTATGAGATCACGCGCAATGAGACCATGAAAAAATTCCAGCGGTTGCTTTTACCCGTGTTCGATTATGTGCACAAAAGCGGTTTGCTGCGCAAATATTCATCGAATGCAAATTTCGTCTCGCACAAAGGACTGGTGGAAATTATTGAAAACGGGAATTCCGAGCAGTTGCGCAATGCCATGCGGAGCCATTTGGAAAATCATTTTGCACGGCTTTTTATGAAGTAA
- a CDS encoding HAMP domain-containing sensor histidine kinase — MKIKTKLRLGLGVLFLMILALSVIAAGYIYTLKEDTENILQDNYKTLDYSRSMFLALDQIHQGPEAGARFEQNLKEQRSNVTERGEGEVTNKIAGHYDSLKKDLNNPQMPVLIRNDLAELTRINMEAIRAKSDKALDTVHSAFIWIALTGTVCFLIALTLLVNLPGNVGNPIRELTESIRAIAEKNYAERLHFSGKDEFGELASSFNTMAEKLEEYDNSNLSQILVEKKRIEALINNMHEPVIGLDENKKVLFANEEAVKITGIAVSDLLGKSAIELAEQNDLIRALIEEKEGLHANSANAAVPSLKIYADNKESYFEKEIVDITIVPTGERLKKFIGQVILLKNITPFKELDFAKTNFIATVSHELKTPIASIKMSLQLLESQHTGDLNEEQKQLMSSIKEDSDRLLKITGELLNMSQVETGNIQLNIQSSSPYAILKYAVDAVKTPIEQKRIELVVQAENQLADVKADMEKTAWVLINFLTNAVRYSQEDSKIHIQLTPTQQGVKFLVRDEGKGIDSRYRTKIFDRYFQVPGSSKTGTGLGLAISKEFIEAQGGSIGVTSEIGMGSSFYFELASA; from the coding sequence ATGAAAATAAAAACCAAACTGCGACTCGGACTGGGCGTGCTGTTTCTGATGATCCTGGCATTGTCCGTGATTGCCGCGGGCTACATTTATACGCTCAAAGAAGACACTGAAAACATCTTGCAGGACAACTATAAGACGCTGGATTACAGTCGCAGCATGTTCCTGGCCCTCGATCAGATCCACCAGGGCCCCGAAGCAGGAGCCAGATTTGAGCAAAACCTGAAAGAACAGCGGTCAAATGTGACCGAGCGGGGAGAAGGGGAGGTGACCAATAAAATTGCGGGTCATTATGATTCTCTGAAAAAAGATTTGAATAACCCACAAATGCCGGTCTTGATCAGAAATGATCTGGCTGAGCTGACGCGCATTAACATGGAAGCGATACGGGCGAAGAGTGACAAGGCGCTGGATACGGTGCATTCGGCGTTTATCTGGATCGCGCTGACGGGAACCGTTTGCTTTCTGATCGCTTTGACGCTGCTGGTCAATTTGCCGGGTAATGTTGGCAACCCGATCCGCGAGCTGACGGAAAGTATCCGCGCTATTGCAGAGAAGAATTATGCCGAGCGGCTGCATTTTTCGGGTAAGGATGAGTTTGGAGAGCTGGCGAGTTCATTTAATACGATGGCCGAGAAACTCGAAGAATATGATAACAGCAATCTTTCGCAGATCCTGGTGGAAAAGAAGCGCATTGAAGCCCTTATCAACAATATGCACGAGCCGGTTATCGGTCTGGATGAAAACAAAAAAGTGCTGTTTGCCAATGAAGAAGCCGTCAAGATTACCGGCATTGCCGTGAGTGATTTATTGGGAAAATCGGCCATTGAGCTGGCAGAGCAGAATGATCTGATCCGTGCGTTGATCGAGGAAAAAGAAGGGCTGCATGCCAATAGCGCGAACGCCGCAGTGCCGTCGCTGAAAATTTATGCAGACAACAAAGAAAGCTATTTTGAAAAAGAAATCGTCGATATCACGATTGTTCCGACGGGTGAGCGACTGAAAAAATTCATCGGTCAGGTGATCCTATTGAAGAACATTACGCCTTTCAAAGAGCTTGATTTTGCCAAAACCAATTTCATCGCCACCGTTTCCCACGAACTGAAAACACCCATCGCTTCCATCAAAATGAGCCTGCAACTGCTGGAAAGCCAGCATACCGGGGATCTGAACGAGGAGCAAAAACAATTGATGTCCAGCATTAAAGAAGACAGCGACCGGCTGCTGAAAATCACCGGCGAGCTGCTGAATATGTCGCAGGTTGAAACGGGGAATATTCAGTTGAACATTCAGTCGAGCAGCCCGTATGCAATCCTGAAATACGCCGTGGATGCTGTAAAAACACCGATTGAGCAAAAACGCATCGAGCTCGTGGTGCAGGCAGAAAATCAGCTCGCCGACGTAAAGGCGGATATGGAAAAAACGGCCTGGGTACTGATCAATTTCTTGACTAACGCAGTCCGTTATTCACAGGAAGACAGCAAAATTCACATTCAACTCACACCCACACAGCAAGGCGTCAAATTCCTGGTTCGGGATGAGGGTAAAGGCATCGACAGCCGTTACCGGACCAAAATTTTCGACCGCTATTTCCAAGTTCCCGGCAGCTCAAAAACCGGCACCGGCCTCGGGCTGGCGATCAGTAAAGAGTTCATCGAGGCGCAGGGCGGCAGCATTGGCGTAACAAGCGAAATCGGGATGGGCAGCAGTTTTTACTTTGAGCTTGCCAGCGCCTGA